One genomic region from Phocoena sinus isolate mPhoSin1 chromosome 3, mPhoSin1.pri, whole genome shotgun sequence encodes:
- the LOC116751093 gene encoding uncharacterized protein LOC116751093, translating into MPHPPSQPDRRGKSLWAEEVLSKQRNAAWNPGDWGGEEGGGGAAEAVRPLACPPVSPEELPPPPARAAVPEKREEAALGGCFPVHFCRPRLRRRAPAPLPLLAAAHSAPSPACALSRIPSRPKCPETRRALGTCPAAVRRASRAGRCRPALALLQPRGLRSRPARRRGAGELELAPAAALPRSRSRPGGAPARGRGHTREVDLANTPLNRSRRPEKLTTHSYSS; encoded by the coding sequence ATGCCCCACCCCCCGTCACAGCCTGACCGCCGGGGGAAAAGCCTCTGGGCGGAGGAGGTGctttcaaaacaaagaaatgcGGCGTGGAACCCGGGGGACTGGGGTGGTGAGGAAGGCGGAGGAGGTGCGGCTGAGGCCGTCCGGCCACTCGCTTGCCCTCCAGTCAGCCCGGAggagctccccccacccccagcccgagCTGCGGTGccggagaagagggaggaggctgCGTTAGGCGGCTGTTTTCCAGTTCACTTTTGCAGACCAAGGCTGAGAAGAAGAGCACCAGCTCCGCTGCCCCTCTTGGCTGCGGCGCATTCAGCCCCGAGCCCCGCGTGCGCTCTGTCTCGGATACCGAGCCGGCCAAAGTGTCCGGAAACGCGCAGAGCGCTCGGAACCTGTCCCGCAGCTGTGCGACGCGCGTCTCGAGCTGGCCGCTGCCGCCCCGCCCTCGCGCTTCTTCAGCCCCGCGGGCTGAGAAGCCGGCCCGCCCGCCGGCGCGGAGCTGGGGAACTTGAACTGGCCCCAGCGGCCGCTCTGCCGAGATCCCGCTCCAGGCCCGGGGGTGCTCCGGCTCGGGGTAGAGGGCACACCCGGGAAGTGGATTTAGCAAACACACCTTT